One window of Papaver somniferum cultivar HN1 chromosome 9, ASM357369v1, whole genome shotgun sequence genomic DNA carries:
- the LOC113310374 gene encoding DNA polymerase epsilon subunit 3-like produces MAKVGAESVEELPKAIVRRLVKEKLSESDAGDLQIHKEAILAFGESARIFIHYLSATANDVCKESKRQTINAEDIFKALEEIEFQEFIEPLKASLDDFKRKNAGKKAGAAKAKEADKKRKMAQSEVEKEPSTAKAKEIGADKKRKKVQPEVEEEPSAHNEDQEDDEEADEEGNEKEDEEEADEDEQEEEADEDGDDQEEGDINDKEDEEEADEEDNSESA; encoded by the exons ATGGCAAAAGTTGGAGCTGAATCGGTGGAGGAGCTACCTAAAGCTATTGTACGAAGATTGGTGAAGGAGAAACTCTCAGAGTCAGATGCTGGAGATCTCCAGATTCATAAAGAAGCTATCCTCGCTTTCGGTGAGAGTGCTAGAATCTTCATCCATTACCTGTCTGCTAC GGCAAACGATGTATGCAAGGAGTCAAAGAGGCAAACAATCAATGCCGAAGATATTTTCAAAGCACTGGAAGAgattgaatttcaagagttcattGAACCTCTCAAAGCCTCTTTAGATG actttaaaagaaaaaatgcTGGAAAGAAAGCTGGAGCAGCGAAGGCAAAGGAAGCAGATAAGAAAAGGAAAATGGCCCAATCTGAGGTGGAAAAAGAACCTTCAACGGCAAAGGCAAAGGAAATTGGAGCAGATAAGAAAAGGAAGAAGGTCCAACCAGAGGTGGAAGAAGAACCTTCAGCACATAACGAAGATCAAGAGGATGACGAAGAAGCTGATGAAGAAGGAAACgaaaaagaagatgaggaagaagctgATGAAGATGAACAGGAGGAAGAGGCGGATGAAGACGGAGACGATCAAGAAGAGGGAGACATTAATGacaaagaagatgaggaagaagctgATGAAGAGGACAATTCTGAGAGCGCATAA